One Mixta gaviniae genomic window carries:
- a CDS encoding cupin domain-containing protein, which yields MIDKENAEHYQWGEQCDGWYLLKRQDMSIIHERMPPDRREVRHFHTRSRQFFFVLSGELTMELAGEQHRLTTQQGLEIPPGSAHQAQNLSMEPVEFLVISHPTTRGDRTDLA from the coding sequence ATGATCGACAAAGAGAACGCGGAACATTATCAGTGGGGCGAGCAGTGCGACGGCTGGTATCTGTTGAAACGCCAGGATATGAGCATTATCCATGAGCGGATGCCGCCGGACCGGCGCGAAGTGCGCCATTTTCATACCCGTTCGCGGCAGTTCTTTTTTGTGCTGAGCGGCGAGCTGACGATGGAGCTGGCGGGCGAGCAGCATCGGTTAACGACGCAGCAGGGGCTGGAGATCCCGCCGGGCAGCGCGCACCAGGCGCAAAACCTGAGTATGGAGCCGGTAGAGTTTCTGGTGATTTCACATCCCACCACGCGCGGCGACCGTACCGATCTGGCATAA
- the dbpA gene encoding ATP-dependent RNA helicase DbpA, producing MTAFSTLTQLPASQLDNLREMGFEAMTPIQAASLPAILDGRDVRAQAKTGSGKTAAFGLGILQHIDTAQYQTQSLVLCPTRELAEQVGNELRRLARFTRNIKILTLCGGQPIAAQRDSLVHAPHIVVGTPGRILDHLKRETLDLTQLRSLVLDEADRMLEMGFREDMEAIVSHTPAQRQTLLFSATWPQGILAIGDRFQRDALTVTTEDVTELPAIEQHFYEANSREKLSLLIGLLSQRQPASCVVFCNTKRECDDIAYALEDSGISALALHGDLEQRDRDRVLIRFANGSCRVLVATDVAARGLDIKALEMVVNYQLSFDPEVHVHRIGRTARAGEQGTAVSFVAPDEMVRAHALEDYLQQPLAWSAAAALKNQPSQPLPAAMMTLCIDGGRKAKIRPGDILGALTGEAGFSADRIGKIDLTPTHAYVAIAAGQAKEALIKLKQGKIKGKSCRAILLK from the coding sequence GTGACTGCTTTTTCCACCCTGACGCAACTGCCCGCCAGCCAGCTCGATAACCTGCGCGAAATGGGCTTCGAGGCGATGACGCCTATCCAGGCCGCTTCGCTGCCCGCCATTCTTGACGGCCGCGACGTGCGCGCCCAGGCTAAAACCGGCAGCGGTAAAACCGCGGCGTTTGGGTTAGGCATCCTGCAACATATCGATACCGCGCAGTATCAAACGCAGTCGCTGGTGCTGTGCCCGACGCGCGAGCTGGCCGAACAGGTTGGCAATGAACTGCGTCGTCTGGCGCGCTTTACGCGCAACATTAAAATTCTGACGCTGTGCGGCGGCCAGCCGATTGCCGCCCAGCGCGATTCGCTGGTGCATGCCCCGCATATCGTGGTCGGCACGCCGGGCCGCATTCTTGATCATCTGAAGCGCGAAACGCTGGATCTCACCCAGCTGCGCTCGCTGGTGCTGGATGAGGCGGACCGCATGCTGGAGATGGGCTTCCGGGAAGATATGGAAGCGATCGTCAGCCATACGCCGGCGCAGCGCCAGACGCTGCTCTTCTCCGCGACCTGGCCGCAGGGCATTCTCGCTATTGGCGATCGCTTCCAGCGCGACGCGCTCACCGTGACCACTGAAGATGTCACCGAGCTGCCGGCGATTGAACAACACTTTTACGAGGCGAACAGCCGTGAAAAGCTGAGCCTGTTGATTGGGCTGCTAAGCCAGCGTCAGCCTGCCTCCTGCGTGGTGTTCTGTAATACCAAACGTGAATGCGATGATATCGCCTACGCGCTGGAAGATAGCGGCATTAGCGCGCTGGCGCTGCATGGCGATCTGGAGCAGCGCGATCGCGATCGGGTGCTGATCCGCTTTGCTAACGGCAGCTGCCGCGTGCTGGTGGCCACCGACGTCGCCGCGCGCGGTCTGGATATCAAAGCGCTGGAGATGGTGGTGAACTATCAGCTCTCGTTCGATCCGGAAGTGCATGTTCACCGTATCGGCCGCACCGCGCGCGCCGGCGAACAGGGCACGGCGGTCAGCTTTGTCGCGCCGGATGAGATGGTGCGCGCTCATGCGCTGGAAGATTATCTGCAGCAGCCGCTGGCGTGGTCCGCCGCCGCCGCGCTGAAAAACCAGCCGTCGCAGCCGCTGCCTGCGGCGATGATGACGCTCTGCATCGACGGCGGTCGCAAGGCGAAAATCCGTCCGGGCGACATCCTCGGCGCGCTCACCGGCGAAGCGGGCTTCAGCGCCGACCGCATCGGTAAAATCGATCTGACCCCGACTCACGCCTACGTCGCCATTGCCGCCGGTCAGGCGAAAGAGGCGCTGATCAAGCTGAAGCAGGGCAAAATCAAAGGCAAAAGCTGCCGCGCGATCCTGCTGAAGTAA
- a CDS encoding DUF1971 domain-containing protein, whose amino-acid sequence MAHRIPKHFVHTRSTPFWDKESVPRALLTHHNTKKGVYGRLSVMQGAVKYYGFANEHDATPEIEVVIEAGHFGISPPQYWHHVEVLTDDTYFNIDFFADPQEELQGKGIGQVVNTHKSE is encoded by the coding sequence ATGGCACATCGCATCCCTAAACATTTCGTTCATACCCGCTCCACGCCGTTCTGGGACAAAGAGAGCGTGCCGCGCGCGCTGCTGACCCATCACAACACCAAAAAAGGGGTATACGGCCGCCTGTCGGTGATGCAGGGCGCGGTGAAATATTATGGTTTTGCCAACGAGCATGATGCCACGCCGGAAATCGAGGTAGTGATCGAAGCGGGCCATTTCGGCATCAGCCCGCCGCAATACTGGCACCATGTGGAAGTGCTGACGGATGACACCTACTTCAATATCGATTTCTTTGCCGATCCGCAGGAAGAGCTGCAGGGTAAAGGCATCGGTCAGGTGGTGAACACCCATAAAAGCGAATAA
- a CDS encoding ABC transporter ATP-binding protein, with product MIEVKAICKSYQNTTVLNRITESIPVGGITSIIGANGAGKSTLLSVISRLLTADSGSVLVNGLEVAKTPDEQMAKVLSVLRQENHFTSRLTVEDLVGFGRYPWSKGRLTSEDRQHIETAMDFLDLLPLRARYLDQLSGGQRQRACVAMVLCQNTDYVLLDEPLNNLDMKHSVAMMKQLRRAADELHKTIILVIHDINFASAYSDHIIAMKQGEVLYRGTPQEIMRPEVIEAIFDTKVHIETLHGQHIAIYYRQA from the coding sequence GTGATTGAAGTAAAAGCGATCTGTAAAAGCTATCAGAATACGACGGTGCTGAACCGCATTACCGAATCGATTCCGGTGGGCGGCATCACCTCCATTATCGGCGCCAACGGCGCGGGGAAATCAACGCTGCTCTCAGTGATCAGCCGTCTGCTGACGGCGGATAGCGGCAGCGTCCTTGTCAACGGGCTGGAGGTGGCGAAAACCCCCGACGAGCAGATGGCGAAGGTGCTGTCGGTGCTGCGTCAGGAGAACCACTTTACCAGCCGCCTGACGGTGGAGGACCTGGTCGGTTTTGGCCGCTATCCCTGGTCCAAAGGACGGCTAACGTCTGAGGATCGCCAGCACATTGAAACGGCGATGGATTTTCTCGACCTGCTGCCGCTGCGCGCGCGCTATCTCGATCAGCTCTCCGGCGGCCAGCGCCAGCGCGCCTGCGTGGCGATGGTGCTGTGCCAGAATACTGACTATGTGCTGCTGGACGAGCCGCTGAACAATCTCGATATGAAGCACAGCGTGGCGATGATGAAACAGCTGCGCCGCGCGGCGGACGAGCTGCATAAAACCATTATTCTGGTGATCCACGACATTAACTTCGCCTCGGCTTACTCGGATCACATTATCGCCATGAAACAGGGTGAGGTGCTGTACCGCGGCACGCCGCAGGAGATTATGCGTCCCGAGGTGATTGAAGCGATTTTCGATACCAAAGTGCATATTGAAACGCTGCACGGCCAGCATATCGCTATCTATTATCGCCAGGCGTAG
- a CDS encoding iron chelate uptake ABC transporter family permease subunit, with amino-acid sequence MQADTPVPHRARRGLRPRFDTPARRLAGLSALALACITLFMTINLSGNIGYILTHRAMILATMLLVAFASGVATLLFQTVTNNRILTPSVMGLEALFILLQTLLIFFIDANGLRRLGVSGQFVCEALLLVLFSTFLYRWLLGRVGINLHSVLLVGLVCGTLFRSLSGLLQRLLEPGEFAILQSRIFATFTRAAPEIIVLAALATLATAFIIWHMRHSLDVIALGRDISVGLGVPWRRRVTLVLLLISLLVALSTALVGPLTFFGLLVANLTYQLIGSHRHHYLLPGVVLVGIITLVGGQVILERLLHMAGSLSVVIEFVGGALFLWFLIKKAAV; translated from the coding sequence ATGCAGGCTGATACTCCGGTTCCTCATCGGGCGCGGCGCGGCCTGCGCCCGCGTTTCGATACCCCGGCGCGGCGGCTGGCGGGCCTCAGCGCGCTGGCGCTGGCGTGCATCACGCTGTTTATGACCATCAACCTTAGCGGCAATATCGGCTATATCCTGACGCATCGCGCCATGATCCTCGCCACCATGCTGCTGGTCGCCTTCGCTTCTGGCGTCGCCACCCTGCTGTTTCAGACGGTCACCAACAACCGCATCCTGACACCGTCGGTGATGGGGCTGGAGGCGTTGTTTATTCTGCTGCAGACGCTGCTGATCTTCTTTATCGACGCCAACGGCCTGCGCCGTCTCGGCGTCAGCGGGCAGTTTGTTTGCGAGGCGCTGCTGCTGGTTCTGTTCTCCACCTTTCTCTATCGCTGGCTGCTGGGGCGCGTCGGCATCAACCTGCACAGCGTGCTGCTGGTGGGGCTGGTGTGCGGCACGCTGTTTCGCAGCCTTTCCGGGCTGCTGCAGCGCCTGCTGGAGCCGGGCGAGTTCGCTATTTTGCAGAGCCGCATTTTCGCCACCTTCACCCGCGCGGCGCCGGAGATTATCGTGCTGGCGGCGCTGGCGACGCTGGCAACGGCATTCATTATCTGGCATATGCGCCACAGCCTGGATGTGATCGCGCTTGGGCGCGATATTTCGGTAGGGCTGGGCGTGCCGTGGCGGCGGCGCGTCACGCTGGTTTTACTGCTGATTTCGCTGCTGGTGGCGCTCTCTACCGCGCTGGTAGGGCCGCTCACCTTCTTCGGCCTGCTAGTGGCGAACCTCACTTATCAGCTGATCGGCTCGCATCGCCATCACTACCTGCTGCCCGGCGTGGTGCTGGTCGGCATTATTACACTGGTGGGCGGACAGGTGATTCTGGAGCGGCTGCTGCATATGGCGGGATCGCTGTCGGTGGTAATCGAGTTTGTCGGCGGCGCGCTGTTCCTCTGGTTTTTGATTAAAAAGGCGGCAGTGTGA
- a CDS encoding ABC transporter permease, producing MTRYLFAAGLAVLLGLMFWSLFVGVSPLTMTTLWHDAELRDVFFISRVPRTLALLLAGSAVSVAGLIMQMLTQNRFVEPSIAGTTQSASLGLLLVMIVYPAAPVMVKMAVATLFALLGTGLFLLVLQRMRIKTPLMVPLTGIMLGAIFSAVTTFLAMEFDLLQSLGSWESGDFSGVLQGRYELLWLTGLLTLLACIIADRFTVAGMGREFAVNVGLNYRRVVFIGMAIIALISGVVIVVVGVLPFLGLIVPNLVSMTMGDNLRRTIPWVALCGGGLVVLCDIIGRLISFPWEIPVSVILGCLGAAVFLLLIVRSQRNAG from the coding sequence ATGACGCGATATCTTTTCGCCGCAGGCCTGGCGGTTCTGCTGGGCCTGATGTTCTGGAGCCTGTTCGTCGGCGTCAGTCCGCTGACGATGACCACGCTGTGGCATGATGCGGAGCTGCGCGACGTCTTCTTTATCAGCCGCGTGCCGCGCACCCTCGCCCTGCTGCTGGCAGGTAGCGCGGTCAGCGTCGCCGGGCTGATTATGCAGATGCTGACGCAGAACCGCTTTGTGGAGCCGTCTATCGCCGGCACCACGCAATCGGCCAGCCTCGGCCTGCTGCTGGTGATGATCGTCTATCCCGCCGCGCCGGTGATGGTGAAGATGGCGGTCGCCACGCTGTTCGCGCTGCTCGGCACCGGCCTGTTTCTGCTGGTGCTGCAGCGTATGCGTATTAAAACGCCGCTGATGGTGCCGCTGACCGGCATTATGCTCGGCGCGATCTTCAGCGCGGTGACCACCTTTCTGGCGATGGAGTTCGATCTGCTGCAGTCGCTGGGCAGCTGGGAATCGGGCGACTTTTCCGGCGTGCTGCAGGGCCGCTATGAACTGCTGTGGCTTACCGGCCTGCTGACGCTGCTGGCCTGCATCATCGCCGACCGCTTTACCGTCGCCGGCATGGGGCGCGAGTTCGCCGTTAACGTCGGGCTGAACTATCGCCGCGTGGTGTTTATCGGTATGGCGATTATCGCGCTGATCAGCGGCGTGGTGATTGTGGTGGTGGGCGTACTGCCCTTCCTCGGGCTGATCGTGCCCAACCTGGTGAGCATGACGATGGGCGATAACCTGCGCCGCACTATCCCCTGGGTAGCGCTGTGCGGCGGCGGGCTGGTGGTGCTGTGCGATATTATCGGCCGCCTGATCAGCTTTCCATGGGAGATCCCGGTCAGCGTGATCCTCGGCTGCCTGGGCGCGGCGGTTTTTCTGCTGTTGATTGTAAGGAGCCAACGCAATGCAGGCTGA
- a CDS encoding siderophore ABC transporter substrate-binding protein encodes MRLSAVFTASLLAAALALTGCDDSSAQTASASARNVEHAQGTTAVPSSPQQVIVLNPATLDNLDALHIPVAGVPKNSAHLPAFLAKYQGEEYMNAGTLFEPDYEAISNAKPDLIIAGGRAHDAYDKLSAIAPTIALDVDPKQFTQSLIQRVQQLGEIFGKQAEAKTLTDAFDAKIAALRDRSQHAGKAMVIMVSGGKMSAYAPGSRFGFIFDALGFQPAATFSQAGKHGNVVTSEFIMNVNPDWLFVLDRDSAIGRAEGQSAQQVLDNALIQKTNAWQNKHIVYLDSASLYIAGGIQSYSRLMDNVSAALDNAKPAQ; translated from the coding sequence ATGCGCCTATCTGCCGTTTTTACCGCCTCGCTGCTTGCCGCCGCTCTCGCGCTGACCGGATGTGATGACTCCAGCGCCCAAACTGCCTCCGCCTCTGCGCGCAACGTGGAACATGCGCAGGGAACCACCGCCGTTCCATCATCGCCGCAGCAGGTGATTGTGCTGAATCCCGCCACGCTGGATAACCTTGATGCGCTGCACATTCCGGTGGCCGGCGTACCGAAAAACAGCGCCCACCTGCCCGCTTTCCTGGCGAAATATCAGGGCGAGGAGTATATGAACGCCGGCACGCTGTTTGAGCCTGACTATGAGGCGATCAGCAACGCGAAACCGGACCTGATTATTGCCGGCGGCCGCGCGCATGACGCTTACGATAAGCTCAGCGCCATTGCGCCAACCATTGCGCTGGATGTCGATCCGAAACAGTTCACGCAGAGCCTGATCCAGCGCGTACAGCAGCTGGGCGAGATCTTCGGCAAACAGGCGGAAGCGAAAACCCTGACCGACGCGTTTGACGCCAAAATCGCCGCGCTGCGCGACCGTAGCCAGCACGCCGGCAAGGCGATGGTGATAATGGTCAGCGGCGGCAAAATGTCCGCTTACGCCCCCGGCTCGCGCTTCGGCTTTATCTTTGATGCGCTCGGTTTCCAGCCGGCCGCCACCTTCAGCCAGGCAGGCAAGCACGGCAACGTCGTCACTTCTGAATTTATTATGAACGTCAACCCGGACTGGCTGTTTGTGCTGGACCGCGACAGCGCCATCGGTCGCGCTGAAGGCCAGTCGGCGCAGCAGGTGCTGGATAACGCGCTGATCCAGAAAACCAACGCCTGGCAGAACAAACATATCGTCTACCTCGATTCCGCCTCGCTCTATATCGCCGGCGGCATTCAGAGCTACAGCCGCCTGATGGATAACGTCAGCGCCGCGCTGGATAACGCCAAACCGGCGCAGTAA
- a CDS encoding TonB-dependent siderophore receptor, with amino-acid sequence MIHTKSFKMRPCAWLLLLGVHGAALADGGVPEDGVMTVRATAEEELKQQPGVSIITAKDIEKSPPVNDLSDIIRKMPGVNLTGNSASGSRGNNRQIDIRGMGPENTLILIDGVPTTSRNAVRYSWRGERDTRGDSNWVPPEMVDRIEVLRGPAAARYGSGAAGGVINIITKRPTNDWHGSLSLFTNQPEDDKEGATKRANFSLSGPLAGDALTMRLYGNINKTDADAWDINNAQNGSYAAGREGVRNKDINGVVSWKLTPTQIVDFSYGYSRQGNIYAGDTQYSNSNVSPGDRIASLYGHETNRMYRQSYGITHNGIWEWGQSKLGFWYEKTNNTRLGEGAGGKVEGMINSDKYLTSRLKNYRATGEIVMPLDLLVEQNVTLGAEWNREELNDPASMAMVDAGNIDVGGVSGNPAQRSSKNSADLSAFYIEDNIEPLPGTALIPGLRLDHHSKFGNNWSPSLNLSQELSDSIKLKAGIARVFKAPNLYQSSEGYLLSTRGNGCPLGISEKCYLMGSDNLDPEVSINKEIGLQFSHQGYDAGITWFRNDYKNKIVSGTDLVGETADGYHVLRWENGGKAVVEGLEGNLLIPLVKDTLTWRTNVTWMITSEDKDTGNPLSIIPKYTINNMLDYQVTDKLSATVNWTLYGRQKPRHYAEINKENKEGMSDKEVGAYSVVGLNLNYDLMKDLRLNAGVSNLLDKRVYRENDGASTYNEPGRAYYAGVTLSF; translated from the coding sequence ATGATTCATACAAAGTCTTTCAAAATGCGTCCTTGCGCATGGCTGCTGCTGCTTGGCGTTCACGGCGCGGCGCTGGCCGATGGCGGGGTACCAGAAGACGGCGTGATGACGGTGCGGGCGACGGCGGAAGAAGAACTTAAACAGCAGCCCGGCGTCTCGATTATCACTGCTAAAGACATTGAAAAAAGCCCGCCGGTTAACGATCTCTCCGACATCATCCGCAAAATGCCCGGCGTCAACCTTACCGGCAACAGCGCTTCCGGTAGCCGCGGCAACAACCGTCAGATTGATATTCGCGGCATGGGGCCGGAAAACACCCTGATCTTAATTGACGGCGTGCCGACCACCTCGCGCAACGCGGTGCGCTACAGCTGGCGCGGCGAACGCGATACGCGCGGCGATAGCAACTGGGTGCCGCCGGAGATGGTTGACCGCATCGAAGTGCTGCGCGGCCCGGCGGCGGCGCGCTACGGCTCCGGCGCAGCGGGCGGGGTGATCAATATCATTACCAAACGGCCGACCAACGACTGGCACGGTAGCCTGTCGCTGTTCACCAACCAGCCGGAAGATGATAAAGAGGGGGCCACCAAACGTGCCAACTTTAGCCTTAGCGGGCCGCTGGCAGGCGACGCGCTTACCATGCGCCTCTACGGCAATATCAATAAAACCGATGCCGACGCCTGGGATATCAACAACGCGCAGAATGGCTCATATGCCGCCGGCCGCGAAGGGGTGCGTAATAAAGATATTAACGGCGTGGTCTCCTGGAAGCTGACGCCGACGCAGATCGTCGATTTCAGCTACGGCTACAGCCGCCAGGGCAATATCTACGCGGGCGACACCCAGTACAGTAACAGTAACGTCAGCCCTGGCGACCGCATCGCCAGCCTCTACGGTCATGAAACCAACCGTATGTACCGCCAGTCTTACGGCATCACCCATAACGGCATTTGGGAGTGGGGCCAGTCGAAACTGGGCTTCTGGTATGAGAAGACCAACAACACCCGGCTGGGCGAAGGGGCGGGCGGTAAAGTTGAAGGGATGATCAACAGCGACAAATACCTGACCAGCCGCCTGAAAAACTACCGCGCCACCGGTGAAATCGTCATGCCGCTCGATCTGCTGGTGGAGCAGAACGTCACGCTGGGCGCGGAGTGGAACCGCGAAGAGCTGAACGATCCCGCCTCGATGGCGATGGTGGACGCCGGTAATATCGATGTCGGCGGCGTTTCCGGTAATCCGGCCCAGCGCAGCAGCAAAAACAGCGCCGATTTAAGCGCCTTCTATATTGAGGACAATATCGAGCCGCTGCCGGGCACCGCGCTGATCCCCGGCCTGCGTCTGGATCACCACAGCAAGTTCGGCAATAACTGGAGCCCAAGCCTGAACCTCTCTCAGGAGCTGAGCGACAGTATCAAGCTGAAGGCGGGCATCGCGCGCGTGTTTAAAGCGCCGAACCTCTATCAGTCCAGCGAAGGCTATCTGCTCTCTACCCGAGGCAACGGCTGTCCGTTAGGTATTTCTGAGAAATGCTACCTGATGGGCAGCGATAATCTTGATCCGGAAGTGAGCATTAACAAAGAGATCGGCCTGCAGTTCAGCCATCAGGGCTATGATGCCGGCATCACCTGGTTCCGCAACGATTACAAAAATAAAATCGTTTCCGGCACCGATCTGGTGGGCGAAACCGCTGACGGGTATCACGTACTGCGCTGGGAAAACGGCGGCAAGGCGGTGGTGGAAGGGCTGGAGGGCAATCTGCTGATCCCGCTGGTGAAAGATACGCTCACCTGGCGCACCAACGTAACCTGGATGATCACCTCAGAAGATAAGGATACCGGCAATCCGCTGTCGATTATCCCGAAATATACCATCAACAACATGCTGGATTATCAGGTGACCGACAAGCTTTCCGCCACCGTCAACTGGACGCTGTATGGCCGCCAGAAGCCACGCCACTATGCGGAAATCAACAAAGAGAACAAAGAAGGCATGTCAGATAAAGAGGTCGGCGCCTATTCCGTGGTCGGGCTGAACCTCAACTACGATCTGATGAAAGATCTGCGCCTGAACGCCGGCGTCAGCAACCTGCTTGATAAGCGCGTCTACCGTGAAAACGACGGCGCCTCAACCTACAACGAGCCGGGTCGCGCTTATTACGCCGGCGTCACCCTGTCATTCTGA
- a CDS encoding ShlB/FhaC/HecB family hemolysin secretion/activation protein, whose translation MMMAQTGKYLLLAALLLGYQAEAAPLSPADRNQVQLEQQQRLEQNQQQRDELQRSVDTRLPASPTPAGEQGGCVTVTHITIDQATLLSERDKQRLSAPYSGRCLGIAQINQITRDISQWYISRGYITSRAFITEQSLADGQLHIIVLEGKLQAIHLQGASARQLRMAFPGLIGRVLNLRDIEQGMEQINRLRARPVQIEIQPGDNPGYSIVNLTATPEFPLTTALGFDNSGQKSTGVGQLNGSLTANNLLGLADKWFIGGGRSSAFSHARDAQNFQAGVSVPYGYGLLDYSYSWSDYRSTIDNNGFNWLSHGDSQSHRLNASWVLFRNGDIKTGVMAGLSQHTSHNWLNDTLLRSSSRRLTSVQFGINHTQKMAGGVATLNPVFSRGMPWFDAEHDAGKRGDLPKAEFRKWSLSASFQRPLTQDLWWLTSAYGQWSPDRLYGSERLTLGGDGSVRGFKEQYLSGDNGGYWRNELNYTLTTLPLIGQIDATLALDGGWLQKDAQDPWAAGTLWGGAVGLGSRGRYVSTAFTLGMPVSYPDWLGPDRLTINYRIAIVF comes from the coding sequence ATGATGATGGCACAGACAGGGAAGTATCTGCTGCTGGCGGCGCTGCTGCTGGGGTATCAGGCAGAGGCCGCGCCGCTTTCGCCGGCGGATCGCAATCAGGTTCAGCTTGAGCAGCAGCAGCGGCTGGAACAGAACCAGCAGCAGCGTGACGAGCTGCAGCGCAGCGTCGATACGCGGCTTCCCGCCAGCCCAACGCCCGCCGGCGAGCAGGGCGGTTGCGTCACCGTCACGCACATCACCATTGACCAGGCCACGCTGCTGAGCGAACGCGATAAACAGCGTCTTTCAGCGCCTTATTCTGGCCGCTGTCTCGGCATTGCGCAAATTAATCAGATAACGCGCGATATTTCCCAGTGGTATATCAGCCGCGGCTACATTACCAGCCGGGCGTTTATTACCGAACAGAGCCTTGCCGATGGCCAGCTGCATATTATCGTGCTGGAAGGGAAACTGCAGGCGATACATCTGCAGGGCGCATCGGCGCGTCAGCTGCGTATGGCGTTTCCCGGCCTGATCGGGCGCGTGCTGAACCTGCGCGATATTGAACAGGGCATGGAGCAAATCAATCGGCTGCGCGCCCGTCCGGTGCAGATTGAGATCCAGCCCGGCGATAATCCCGGCTACTCCATTGTCAATTTAACCGCCACGCCGGAATTTCCGCTGACCACTGCGCTGGGCTTTGATAATAGCGGGCAGAAAAGCACCGGTGTCGGGCAGCTTAACGGCTCCCTGACCGCCAACAACCTGCTGGGCCTGGCGGACAAATGGTTTATCGGCGGCGGCCGCAGCAGTGCCTTTTCCCACGCGCGCGATGCGCAAAATTTCCAGGCGGGCGTCAGCGTACCCTATGGCTACGGCCTGCTGGATTACAGCTACAGCTGGAGCGACTATCGCAGCACCATCGATAACAACGGCTTCAACTGGCTTTCGCACGGCGACAGCCAGTCCCATCGTCTGAACGCTTCCTGGGTGCTGTTTCGCAACGGCGATATCAAAACCGGCGTAATGGCGGGCCTTAGCCAGCACACCAGCCATAACTGGCTTAACGATACCTTACTGCGCAGCAGCAGCCGTCGCCTTACCAGCGTTCAGTTTGGCATTAACCACACGCAAAAAATGGCGGGCGGCGTCGCCACGCTGAACCCGGTTTTCAGCCGCGGCATGCCGTGGTTCGACGCCGAACATGACGCCGGCAAACGTGGCGATCTGCCGAAGGCGGAATTCCGTAAATGGAGCCTGAGCGCCAGTTTCCAGCGGCCGCTTACCCAGGATCTCTGGTGGCTGACCAGCGCCTATGGCCAGTGGTCGCCCGACCGGCTCTACGGCAGCGAGCGCCTGACGTTGGGCGGCGACGGATCGGTACGCGGTTTTAAAGAGCAGTATCTTTCCGGCGACAACGGCGGCTACTGGCGCAACGAACTCAACTACACCCTGACCACGCTGCCGCTTATCGGCCAGATCGACGCTACGCTGGCGCTGGACGGCGGCTGGCTGCAGAAAGACGCGCAGGACCCGTGGGCCGCCGGCACGCTGTGGGGCGGCGCTGTCGGGCTGGGCAGCCGCGGTCGCTATGTTTCCACCGCCTTTACCCTTGGCATGCCGGTCAGCTACCCCGACTGGCTGGGGCCGGATCGGCTCACCATCAACTACCGGATAGCAATCGTATTTTAA